From the genome of Daphnia pulex isolate KAP4 chromosome 12, ASM2113471v1:
ACGTAGAGTAGGGTTACAACTACTCGCTTATTTTGGTGTAAGTTACAACTTGGCATGCAAGTGGATGAAATAAATCATGAGTGCTATCCATTatcctttcatctttttactctttttaaaAGGCAAGAGTATATTTACTTGAGGTAAAAGTTCTACAATTCATCCTTTGCTTGTTTATCATTCATAAGCTTggcgacaaaagaaaacatgtcGTCTAAACTACGGTTTCCGTCATattcttctactttttctcCGTTTGAATACAAGAACATGGTGGGGAAACCATTGACCTataatacaatttttgaatattgatTACATGAATTGTAACTTACATTATTCGATAATACCTTTTGGTCAGCACACAACTGTCGGTTTGATCCCTCAGTACAGTCTACTTTAGCGATTTTAACTCCGGTTTTACCGACAAACTTTGTTCCTAACTCGTCCcactaataaaattattattaaaaatatttgcaatctctattaaaactaaaaatgtaattacagTAGGGGACATTCGCTTGCAGTGGCCacacctgtaaaaaaaaaaaaaaattttatcatcaACCCGATTTCTAAGTTGCCAATAGATTGGTTTACCAAGGTGCATAGAATTTTACAAACGTCACTCCTGATGCTATTCCGTTTTCAAAGTTTGAACCGACGAGCTGAACAACAGGACTAGAACTAGTCACAGTAgcctttgaaaatatttatattagtgaagaaaacatttattttatttcaaatttctttatcATCCTTACGGTCTTGGCATCTGCAGTTTCCGTATTGCCTTTCTTCATGCGCTCAATAAATGACTTGAGGTCTTCGTGGGTTCGCGATCCTTGATATTTTTCTACCTATCACAAAATAACATGAGTAAAATTAGGTATCTGAATTACAAGGGGAAACACTATATAGATAACCGCACTTTCTTTCCATCTTTAATCCACAGGAGAGTAGGGTAACCTTTGACTTCGAACTCGTTGCATAAGTCGCGGAATTGAGTGCAGTCAACCTTTCCAATGGTAACGCTGTTTTCTTGCCCAACTGACTGTGCAAGGTTGTCCCATGTTCCAGCCATTTTTTGACAATGCCCACACCAAGGagcaaaaaatttcacaaaatgaTCTCCAGAGGCGACatgtaaatgaaaattgtCTTCAGAAAGATCAAGAGCTCCTTTAACAGGCTCATCACTTTTAGTATCTACAACATTTTCCTATACgaaaagaattataaatatttagtaatattaaactaaaaatgaggataaaaaaatgtaagtacATTAATGCTTTCAGCCAAGCCTAGAGTCTCTTTAATGAATGTCAGCAATGAAGGCAAGTCCCTTGGTCCTCTGTAGCGCTGTGATTCTGCCACTCCTTTCGTAAAGAATTTCAACCTGTAAATTCAGTACTTTAGAAAAAGAACCATTGGATAAGGAAAATCTTTACGTAGGGTAGCCTGTGACATCTTGTTGGGAGCAAAGAGAAGTTGCAGTAGTACAATCAACTTCAGCAATTTTTACTTCCTCATTCAACTTTGATTTAACAGTAGTGGCTAATTCAGCCCAAGTTGGCTTCAATCGTTCACAATGTCCACACCTGTAAAAAGTTAATAAGAATGAAACTCTAAATCATTTCGGGTCCAACTTAACACTAACCAAGGAGCAAAAAACATGACAAAATGATGGCTTTTGGGTAATTCTGCTTGAAAGGTGTCACCGTCAAGCTTTACAACTTGACTAGTATCAGAATTGGCCTCATTTCCCGAAACCCATTTCATCAATAAGATGATGGCTATAAAGATGCTGCACTGCATGTcctacaaaatgaaaatatacagTTTAACTAAAGACCTTTgtgaatttataaaataagaTGTTTGTACGCGAAATGATGTCTGAAAATACATCAGAATGTCTTGATAGTAACTGAAAATTGGCAGTACGCCGGTATGAATGACGAGTTATGCTCAGAGACTGACACGTACAATATTTTTCAGTTGAGGCTTGCTAGATATACGATACCGGAGTCGGGAGGCAGTACAGGGCGCAAATAGAATAAACAGCGTGAGGAGATTATCAGCAGCTCGAAATACAACAAGTTAAAGTTAGTTATCGTTGGACGTTGGGGCGTTATTTATTTCAGATTGAGATTCGTTCGGtgtaaaacagtaaaacaaaaccacAAAACTACATCTGGTGTCGTTCTTGTCATTTACTTTCTGCCTGCAGCTATGTAGCGCCATTTGAGATGCATTTGAAAAcgttaaaaaacatttctacaaatgtttataaatatttactttGATGGATTattaataaagtaaaataaaataatgcaaCTTGAAAAACgttaaagtttttaaaactGCTCATAAAGCAGAACTTCTTTGCTCTTCGATGgccagaaatatttttgtcggACACTCAAATCGTCAACGCAAATGAATAAAAGCTTGGCTTGAATAAATACCTGTGTCACAAGTTGCTACacatgaaatttgaatttctttaacGTCGACTGAATATGGAACACGTAAATGTTAATGAGCTATTGTcacaacaaaaattacaacATTTAACGGCTTGTTGTAAACCGCGCTTTTACAGTTTACTCATCATTTTGAAACTGCGCTATCTCTTCATACAATGGATTAGAAAGGCTCAAAAcctaattaaagaaaaaaaaaggagaataacAGAATGGGATCCGCATGTTTTATTTAAGCCACACGTCATTAATATACGAAAGAACAATATATCCTTAGCTACAAAATTTTAGAGCGgctttcaaataaataattatattatctagcatttttgttttgcataaATATGAGCGAAG
Proteins encoded in this window:
- the LOC124208524 gene encoding thioredoxin domain-containing protein 5 homolog; translation: MYFQTSFRDMQCSIFIAIILLMKWVSGNEANSDTSQVVKLDGDTFQAELPKSHHFVMFFAPWCGHCERLKPTWAELATTVKSKLNEEVKIAEVDCTTATSLCSQQDVTGYPTLKFFTKGVAESQRYRGPRDLPSLLTFIKETLGLAESINENVVDTKSDEPVKGALDLSEDNFHLHVASGDHFVKFFAPWCGHCQKMAGTWDNLAQSVGQENSVTIGKVDCTQFRDLCNEFEVKGYPTLLWIKDGKKVEKYQGSRTHEDLKSFIERMKKGNTETADAKTATVTSSSPVVQLVGSNFENGIASGVTFVKFYAPWCGHCKRMSPTWDELGTKFVGKTGVKIAKVDCTEGSNRQLCADQKVNGFPTMFLYSNGEKVEEYDGNRSLDDMFSFVAKLMNDKQAKDEL